In Burkholderia gladioli, a genomic segment contains:
- a CDS encoding helix-turn-helix transcriptional regulator, with protein sequence MRPYFDSTARFIAAAFLLLAEQAISEQKMALKILRLIGVLDCVGVKKTTLYRWIREGKFPAPVQLGTRSVGWRAQDVQNWVESRQSTREQA encoded by the coding sequence TTGCGCCCGTACTTTGATAGTACGGCGCGGTTTATTGCTGCCGCTTTCCTCCTTCTTGCGGAACAGGCCATTTCTGAACAGAAAATGGCTCTTAAGATTCTTCGACTTATTGGTGTACTGGATTGCGTCGGCGTCAAGAAAACGACGCTGTATCGCTGGATTCGTGAAGGCAAATTTCCAGCGCCGGTCCAGTTAGGGACCAGGAGCGTCGGCTGGCGCGCGCAAGACGTCCAGAACTGGGTCGAATCCCGCCAATCGACGCGGGAGCAAGCATGA